In a single window of the Entelurus aequoreus isolate RoL-2023_Sb linkage group LG16, RoL_Eaeq_v1.1, whole genome shotgun sequence genome:
- the LOC133630806 gene encoding multiple myeloma tumor-associated protein 2 homolog isoform X2 — protein sequence MYRNSLMAPVGRWQKGKDLTWYSRDKKGSRPPTKEEELAAVKAAEHEALMAALGHKVIKRQPTGLTKEDLADICRRDEDDGEERNVDRISGLGSSSAASRKVVLSQQEKEAVKMGLPVFTHHKTSVLPETSTAKSSESVKKEEETEQSQESKKKKKEKKNKKEKKKKEKKKKKKKRQRSDSSSSDSDDDKKRPRKDHHHHNPSYHSQSGARPYDSHSRGALKAQRQPAYPRHRQQRHDTDSSDGGSPVPCNPSSHKTAPGGVAQSHRRRHDSDS from the exons atgtaca GAAATTCCTTGATGGCTCCAGTGGGACGCTGGCAAAAAGGCAAAGATCTGACATGGTACTCCAGGGACAAAAAAGGCAGCAGGCCCCCCACCAAGGAAGAGGAGCTTGCCGCTGTCAAGGCTGCAGAACATGAAGCGTTGATGGCTGCCTT AGGACACAAGGTCATAAAGAGGCAACCGACTGGACTGACCAAAGAG GATTTGGCAGACATCTGTAGGAGAGATGAAGATGATGGTGAAGAGAGGAATGTGGATCGAATCTCTGGATTGGGAAGCTCCAG tgCAGCATCACGCAAAGTGGTCCTCTCCCAGCAGGAAAAGGAAGCGGTTAAAATGGGATTGCCAGTCTTTACG CACCACAAGACCAGCGTTCTTCCAGAAACTTCAACAGCAAAGTCATCAGAGAGTGTAAAGAAGGAAGAGGAGACTGAACAAAG CCAGGAgagcaaaaagaagaagaaagaaaagaagaataaaaaggagaaaaagaagaaagagaagaagaagaagaagaaaaagaggcAAAGAAGCGATTCGTCGTCGTCCGATTCAGATGACGACAAAAAGAG GCCCCGAAAGGACCACCACCATCATAATCCATCATACCACAGTCAGAGCGGAGCCAGACCCTATGACAGCCATTCAAGGGGGGCACTAAAGGCACAGCGACAACCCGCCTACCCCCGCCACCGACAGCAGCGCCACGACACAGACTCCTCCGACGGGGGGTCCCCTGTCCCCTGTAACCCCTCCAGCCACAAGACGGCCCCTGGCGGTGTCGCACAAAGCCACAGGCGACGCCACGACTCGGACAGCTAA
- the LOC133630810 gene encoding guanylate kinase-like — MYMRHFARFYSAMAGPRPVVLSGPSGTGKSTLYKKLMKEYSSVFGFSVSHTTRNPRPGEVNGKDYHYVTREAMQAAINKGDFIENAEFSGNLYGTSKAAVQDVKDRNLICILDIDMQGVRNIKRTDLNPIYISIQPPSLDILETRLRDRKTESEENLQKRLNAAKAEIEFSKEAGVFDLVIVNDNLDDAYEQLRDALLEEIHGVKKINLSS, encoded by the exons ATGTATATGAGACATTTTGCCAGGTTCTATTCAG CTATGGCTGGACCCAGGCCTGTGGTGCTGAGCGGCCCATCCGGGACGGGGAAAAGCACTCTGTACAAGAAGCTGATGAAGGAATACAGCAGCGTCTTTGGCTTCAGCGTCTCAC ATACAACTAGAAATCCGCGACCCGGAGAAGTGAATGGCAAAG ATTACCACTACGTCACGCGGGAAGCCATGCAGGCCGCCATCAACAAGGGCGATTTCATCGAGAACGCAGAGTTTTCCGGGAACTTGTACGGGACGAGTAAAGCGGCCGTGCAAGACGTTAAGGACCGCAACCTCATCTGTATACTGGATATAGACATGCAGGGGGTGAGGAACATCAAGAGAACCGACCTCAATCCTATTTACATCTCCATCCAACCTCCGTCTTTGGACATCCTG GAAACCCGTTTAAGAGACCGAAAAACAGAGTCAGAGGAAAACCTTCAGAAGCGCTTGAACGCAGCTAAAGCGGAAATCGAATTTA GTAAAGAAGCTGGCGTGTTTGACCTCGTCATCGTCAACGACAACCTGGATGACGCTTATGAGCAGCTAAGAGATGCTCTTCTGGAG GAAATCCACGGGGTCAAGAAAATCAACTTGTCCTCGTAG
- the LOC133630806 gene encoding multiple myeloma tumor-associated protein 2 homolog isoform X1, whose amino-acid sequence MFGSSRSGGVRGGQDQFNWDDVKVDKHRENYLGNSLMAPVGRWQKGKDLTWYSRDKKGSRPPTKEEELAAVKAAEHEALMAALGHKVIKRQPTGLTKEDLADICRRDEDDGEERNVDRISGLGSSSAASRKVVLSQQEKEAVKMGLPVFTHHKTSVLPETSTAKSSESVKKEEETEQSQESKKKKKEKKNKKEKKKKEKKKKKKKRQRSDSSSSDSDDDKKRPRKDHHHHNPSYHSQSGARPYDSHSRGALKAQRQPAYPRHRQQRHDTDSSDGGSPVPCNPSSHKTAPGGVAQSHRRRHDSDS is encoded by the exons ATGTTCGGTTCTTCGAGGTCCGGGGGGGTTCGAGGAGGCCAGGACCAGTTCAACTGGGATGATGTCAAAGTGGACAAACACCGAGAGAATTATCTTG GAAATTCCTTGATGGCTCCAGTGGGACGCTGGCAAAAAGGCAAAGATCTGACATGGTACTCCAGGGACAAAAAAGGCAGCAGGCCCCCCACCAAGGAAGAGGAGCTTGCCGCTGTCAAGGCTGCAGAACATGAAGCGTTGATGGCTGCCTT AGGACACAAGGTCATAAAGAGGCAACCGACTGGACTGACCAAAGAG GATTTGGCAGACATCTGTAGGAGAGATGAAGATGATGGTGAAGAGAGGAATGTGGATCGAATCTCTGGATTGGGAAGCTCCAG tgCAGCATCACGCAAAGTGGTCCTCTCCCAGCAGGAAAAGGAAGCGGTTAAAATGGGATTGCCAGTCTTTACG CACCACAAGACCAGCGTTCTTCCAGAAACTTCAACAGCAAAGTCATCAGAGAGTGTAAAGAAGGAAGAGGAGACTGAACAAAG CCAGGAgagcaaaaagaagaagaaagaaaagaagaataaaaaggagaaaaagaagaaagagaagaagaagaagaagaaaaagaggcAAAGAAGCGATTCGTCGTCGTCCGATTCAGATGACGACAAAAAGAG GCCCCGAAAGGACCACCACCATCATAATCCATCATACCACAGTCAGAGCGGAGCCAGACCCTATGACAGCCATTCAAGGGGGGCACTAAAGGCACAGCGACAACCCGCCTACCCCCGCCACCGACAGCAGCGCCACGACACAGACTCCTCCGACGGGGGGTCCCCTGTCCCCTGTAACCCCTCCAGCCACAAGACGGCCCCTGGCGGTGTCGCACAAAGCCACAGGCGACGCCACGACTCGGACAGCTAA
- the LOC133630809 gene encoding ADP-ribosylation factor 1-like, which produces MKNELLLAFIQFHPQFFVCVASSSPPQASPVNMGNIVETMFNNLFGKKEIRILVVGLNAAGKTTILYKLKLGETVTTIPTIGFNVETVEYKNISFTVWDVGSQDKNRPLWRHYFQNTQGLIFVVDSNDRERCNEAREELMRMLEEDELRNALLLVFANKTDLPNALTPTEVTEALGLHTLRNRRWFIQATCATNGDGLYEGLDWLASQLRNL; this is translated from the exons atgaaaaatgaattATTACTAGCCTTCATCCAGTTTCATCCACAGTTCTTCGTTTGTGTTGCCTCTAGTTCCCCCCCACAAGCCTCACCAGTAAACATGGGGAATATAGTCGAAACAATGTTTAATAACTTGTTCGGGAAGAAAGAAATAAGGATCCTCGTGGTGGGTCTGAACGCTGCTGGGAAAACGACCATTTTATACAAGCTCAAACTGGGAGAGACCGTAACCACCATTCCCACTATAG GTTTTAATGTAGAGACGGTGGAGTACAAGAACATTAGCTTTACAGTTTGGGACGTCGGCAGCCAGGATAAGAACCGACCACTGTGGCGTCACTACTTCCAGAACACGCAAG GTCTCATCTTTGTCGTGGACAGCAACGACCGAGAGCGATGCAACGAGGCTCGTGAAGAGCTCATGAGAATGTTGGAGGAGGACGAACTGCGCAATGCTCTGCTATTAGTCTTCGCAAATAAAACA GACCTGCCTAACGCCCTGACTCCAACTGAAGTCACCGAAGCACTGGGCCTTCACACCCTGCGCAACAGGCGCTGGTTCATCCAGGCCACCTGCGCCACCAATGGCGACGGTCTCTATGAGGGACTGGACTGGTTGGCCTCGCAACTTAGGAATCTCTAA